AACTGCAACTCATGTGCATGATCATATGCTTGTCTAATTTGATCTTCTGTATAATTTTTAAACTGCCTGCTCACTTCTGAAAGACGGTTTCTTGCATGCCGGACTTGAACTTCCAGCTTGTCCTGTTTTTGGATTAGCTGCGCCACTTCCAGCTTGACCGCGTTCAATTCTTTCCCAAGGTTCTCGAATTCTTTTCGGGAGCTTTCCCCGATTTCGAAAATCTCGTCCTTACTCACTTCAACGGTTTTCACCATCTGTTCAATAATCATGTCTAATTGTTTAGAGTTTATAACTTTCCGAGACATAGGACATCCTCCAAAAGACCCTGTATTCTTAAAAGAATATCGTGAATACTTCTTTATTGTCATAGTACATTATACCCAAACGGAAGAAAGACACTATATGCTATATCATTCCAAATCTTCCAATCCTTTGTGGGGGTACCTGTCGAAAATTGTCCACACCTTATTATATCGGACCGAAGTTTTACTTGTATAACATTATTATTACAATCGGATTAAAGTTTGTCGAATCTTGCCAACCTAAGGAGTTAAGCACTATATTTTATTTGATGTAGACCCCTATCTCGATTTATAATGTATAGTATGGCTCTTTTATTGTCACCAAATGTTTTGAGCAGGAAAAGGAGAGTTGCCGGTTTGCTATCTCACTACTATACCGTAAAAGGTCATGGAGAGCATGAAATAATTATTCAAAAATCAAGATTTATTGCTAGCGTTAGTCGTGCGACAACTGAAGATGAAGCTTTGAACTTTATACAAGAAATAAAGAAAAAATATCGGGATGCATCCCATAATTGCTCTGCTTACCTTATTGGTCAACATGATCAAATTCAAAAAGCCAATGATGATGGTGAACCGAGTGGTACAGCCGGAGTCCCGATGCTTGAAGTTTTAAAAAAGAAAAAACTAAAAGATACGGTAATTGTAGTTACCCGTTATTTTGGTGGAATTAAACTTGGTGCAGGCGGATTAATTCGTGCATATGGTAAGGCTGCTTCTGAGGGCCTATCTGCTACAGGGCTAGTGGAGCGCAATTTGATGCAAATAATGCATACAACTATTGATTACACACTGCTGGGTAAAGTAGAAAACGAAGTGCGTTCATCCACCTATATCATTGACCATATTGATTACCAAGAAAATGTACAAGTTAACGTCCTGATCCCAGCATCGAATAAAGAAGACTACCTTAATTGGATAATTGATTTAACACAAGGAAAAAATAACACAACTGAAGGAAAGCTATTGTATAGAGAGACAGATGTGGTACTCTAGCCTAAAGGAGACTAAACATTGAATAACTCAAGAATAAAACGAAGAAATAGGAAGAAGAAAGTCCTAAAACGCGTCCTTATGTTTTTGGTTATTGTTCTTCTTTCTGTAGTTGCTTATGGTGGCTATGTATTTTATCAAACGTTCCAAGCTGCGAATAGCGCTTATACAGAAATAGATCGTGGAGAGAAGTCGAATCTACGTGACAAAAAAGTCGAAATAGGTAAAGATCCTTTTTCAGTATTAATTATGGGTGTGGAAGATTATTCAACAGGTGGCGAAAATGGAAGAACGGATACCCTCATTGTTGCAACCATTAACCCTAAAGACAAAACCATGAAAATGCTCAGTATCCCTCGTGATACCTTAGTAACCATACCAGACAGAAATGAAGAAACAAAAATAAATCATGCTCATTCATATGGCGGGAAAGATTTAACCATTGAGACAGTTGAGTATTTTCTAGATGTTCCGATTGATTATTTCGCAACAGTAAACTTTGAAGGTTTTAAAAATATTATTAACATCGTTGATGGTGTTACTGTGGATGTTCCTTTTGATTTTTACGAAACAAGTGATGAAACAGGAAAAAGACTTAATTTTTATGAAGGTAAAATGGAGTTAGATGGCGAGAAAGCACTTGCTTATGCAAGAATGAGAAAACAAGATCCTAGGGGTGACTTTGGGCGTAATGACAGACAACGTCAGATCATGGCAGCCGTCATCGACAAAATCTTATCACCACGAAATGTGTTTAAAGTGGATGAAATTGCTGGAGAACTTGGAAGTAATGTTGAAACAAATATAAGAATGTCTCAAGGACTCGGATTGGCACAGCAGTTCGCCAACTTTAAATCCAATGACATCGAAACCATTAATATTGAGGGAGAAGACTCTTATATTGGTGGTGTGTACTACTTCGTCCCTTACGATGAAAGTATACAGGAAGTTCGCAGTTCGATCCGCTCTCACCTTGAAATACAACCTGCAGAAGATGATTTATAATACAAGCCTTCCCTTTCCCCGGGGAGGTTTTTTCCTGTCCCCACGCCCACGTGTACAACGCGCACAATAAAAGAGCCAAACCCAACAAAGGGTCTGGCTCAAATAACATCTATCAATCTATCATTTTTTGATAGGTGACTTATGGATTAATTAATGTCTTCCAAATACTTTCCTGTAAAACTTCATAAACGGCTTGTTCTGTTCGTTAAAGATACCTACAAGTTCTGCAATAAACTGGATCAAGATGATAAGCAGTACGGTAATTAAAATCGTACCCCAGATGGTTGCAGAAGTTAAAAAGATTGCACATGCTGCAAAGATGATACCGAATCCGTAAATGACAAGCACCGTATTCCTATGGGACAAACCCGAAGCCAACAACCTGTGATGTAAATGACTTTTATCAGGTGCAGATATCGGTTGCTTGTTCAAGATTCGGCGAATGATCGCAAATGCTGTATCAAATACTGGCACACCGAGGATAATAATCGGGATGACAAAACTGAAAAGAGTCACACTTTTATAAAGCCCAAGTAGTGATAATACGGAAATGCAGTAGCCTAAAAACAGTGCACCTGTATCTCCCATAAAGATTTTAGCTGGGTGGAAATTATAAAACAAAAATCCAATGGTGCTACCCAAGATAATAAGGGATAGCGTCAAAATTAACTCTTTACCACCAAGACCTGCAATTACTGCGATAGTCGCAATAGCAATAGTTGATATACCTGCTGCAAGCCCATCCAATCCGTCAATAAGGTTGATCGCATTTGTTATCCCGACAATCCACAAAATAGTAATAGGGATG
This window of the Sutcliffiella horikoshii genome carries:
- a CDS encoding LCP family protein; this translates as MFLVIVLLSVVAYGGYVFYQTFQAANSAYTEIDRGEKSNLRDKKVEIGKDPFSVLIMGVEDYSTGGENGRTDTLIVATINPKDKTMKMLSIPRDTLVTIPDRNEETKINHAHSYGGKDLTIETVEYFLDVPIDYFATVNFEGFKNIINIVDGVTVDVPFDFYETSDETGKRLNFYEGKMELDGEKALAYARMRKQDPRGDFGRNDRQRQIMAAVIDKILSPRNVFKVDEIAGELGSNVETNIRMSQGLGLAQQFANFKSNDIETINIEGEDSYIGGVYYFVPYDESIQEVRSSIRSHLEIQPAEDDL
- a CDS encoding YigZ family protein: MLSHYYTVKGHGEHEIIIQKSRFIASVSRATTEDEALNFIQEIKKKYRDASHNCSAYLIGQHDQIQKANDDGEPSGTAGVPMLEVLKKKKLKDTVIVVTRYFGGIKLGAGGLIRAYGKAASEGLSATGLVERNLMQIMHTTIDYTLLGKVENEVRSSTYIIDHIDYQENVQVNVLIPASNKEDYLNWIIDLTQGKNNTTEGKLLYRETDVVL
- a CDS encoding glycosyltransferase family 4 protein, with translation MDLQLILAFVVSFITVLVITPLVIKFAHYIGATDKPNHRKVHQKIMPRLGGLAIFIGVVVGYIFVGLYDQRITGITIGALIIVLIGVFDDKYELKARTKLVGQIAAAGVIVYTGLKIDFITIPFIVERLELGWLSIPITILWIVGITNAINLIDGLDGLAAGISTIAIATIAVIAGLGGKELILTLSLIILGSTIGFLFYNFHPAKIFMGDTGALFLGYCISVLSLLGLYKSVTLFSFVIPIIILGVPVFDTAFAIIRRILNKQPISAPDKSHLHHRLLASGLSHRNTVLVIYGFGIIFAACAIFLTSATIWGTILITVLLIILIQFIAELVGIFNEQNKPFMKFYRKVFGRH